CTacttaattacattttgtaaagATGTTTCGTTTGTAGGTGGTAGCGGTGAAGGTGATGACGAAGATCCACTAGAAGTGGTGCTCATAGACGAGGACTTCTTCTACATGGAACACGTGATCAAAATCGCCGCCGCACTGCACTCTATTGTTTCCCTCGCTATTCTGATTGGTTACTATCATCTTAAGGTAGGcatattaacttttataatgaACGTCCTATCTTTATTCGCAATCAGAGTGAGATACGACCTTTTATAACTGAAACGCTGTTCGCAAACTCGACGACGAATCACAAGACGTTGTttcttgtttgtttgtgtgGATTTATGCTCGTGATTGGCGATTGGTGATTAGTGATACTTTAGATTTATGGTCGTcactcatttatatattaaaaatctccAATAAAAAAGATTTACGAGTATCTATCATTACACATTACATCGTGGAATAATCTTTCTAAATGTGTGTGCTCTTGTAATTATATGAGACcacattaaatattactaatttttgtttcatttaaacaaaaagaaacatTACATAGTGGAACTGAACTACAAAATGTAAATGATGGATATCTAAAACACATTATGAGAAGACTTTTTCCAGACTGATATTATCTGAACAAAGCTGATTTAAATCCACGTAACTACTTTacatgtatttatgtaatataaatcaacaatcaatcaatcaacaacagcctgtaaagtcccactgctgggctaaaggcctcctctccctttgaggagaaggtttggaacatattccaaactatacgagtaatataaatatacgagtatatttatatacaatttttcttttataatgttGATATACATTCTGACACATTACCAccaaaaaacaatgttttctttGAATATCGAATTTCTTCATAACAGGAGCGACCTTTGCAAAAGCAATATTAATCTATTACCTTATATCACAGGTACCGCTAGCTATATTCAAACGGGAGAAGGAAATAGCTCGTAAGCTTGAATTCGACGGTCTTTACATCGCAGAACAGCCGGAAGACGACGACCTGAAGAGCCATTGGGATAAGCTTGTGATATCTGCCAAGTGAGTCATTGTTTAGTATCATTtgcgaaattattaatttctaactTAGATTTAATCACGAGAGCTAAAATCGATATTCGAAAACTATTTCTTCACACGGGAGAAGTTCAGGTGTTTAGTCGTATTCCCATTCCATAGTCGATAGAACTAGAACACAGAATAGACCTATATGCAAATATCATGACTGACATATTAGGAGACCGACATGAAGGTTATGACTGATATATTATTGCAAACTGGTGATGAAATCTTTTtgcacattaaataatttacgagAATAGTACAGCAATAAATTGAATTAGGTCTTATAATTAgtgaattaaacaaataatgtattaataacacagattaaattaaagttagataGAAAATAAAGCTGTTTGTGGAGTTAAGGTTTTTTGGtacctatgtttttttttgaaaagtCACATATCAATTATGTTTGATTTGGTGAACGGCAATGAATGTTTCTTTTACAGATCTTTCCCGGTCAACTATTGGGATAAGTTCATCAAGAAGAAAGTCCGCGTGAAATATTCGGAGACGTACGACTTCGATTCGATTTCCAACATGCTCGGTATGGAGAAGACTTCGTTCTCTGCTCAGGAAGAAGAAAGTAGCAAGGGATTCATCCATTAGTAAGTTTTCTTAAATTACTTTTAGTAGtcagaaataaaatgtatccaattataaataaataaataaatattggacaacgtcacatacattactctgatcccaatataagtagctgaagtacttgtgtttgggaaaatcagaagtaacgacggcacataAACAGCaaggcccaagacaacatagaaaactaattctTGCATCTttgtctacatcgactcggccggtaatcgaacccgggaccttggtgTGGCGTatctatgaaaaccggtgcacacactactcgaccacggggtCGTCAATTAGAATTAGTGGAACTTTATTTCgtctgttaataaatattgaatttcttaggttagaacgcgtgcatcttaaccgatgattacgggttcaaacccaggcaagcaccgctgattcatgtgcttaatttgtctttataattcatctcgtgcggtgaaggaaaacatcgtgaggaatcctgcatgtgtctcaatTTATACAAATCTACCACATTTGTATTTCACCAAtcggcattggaacagtgtggtggaatatgttccataccttctcaaagggagatgaggcaaacaacagtgggaaatttacgggctattgttgttgtagcATAATCAACATCGACTGGCGCTATCAAGTGTGGAAGGCGGGCGTCACGATCACTGACAACTCCTTCCTGTACTCCCTCTGGTATTTCTCCTTCTCCGTGATGGGCAACTTCAACAACTTCTTCTTCGCCGCTCACCTACTGGACGTGGCCGTCGGCTTCAAGACCCTGAGGACCATCTTGCAATCTGTCACCCACAACGGAAAACAGGTCACACTTACTAACTTAAAGAACTAATTGGATCTATTTTACAGGAttcaattttcttaatataaaatatggaatACTTATACATGAAATTCTAGCTGATTACTTTAATGGTCTCAATTGGGTTGATATTGctcacttatttatataataatattaatgagcacTAAAACCACTAGTTGCCTTTTCTGatgtcaattatatataaatgttcttATAGGTCTTTAAATTAGTTACTTTATTTAGTCGATACTCCACaagttttagtatatataggAGACATTATATCTACtagagaaataataaaacatacgagTAAACCTAGAGGGAAactttacatgtaataaattattatatttttgatttgtctacagattaaaaatgacataaatCTATTATGAAACATTGTCTGATTGTGACAGAAAGCAATCAAATAATTTGttccattatatttttttgtgttattcgAAAGTATAATCCTTCTTTATGTTGGCAGCTGGTACTCACGGTGATGCTGCTAACGATCATCGTGTACATCTACACCGTCATCGCGTTCAACTTCTTCCGGAAGTTCTACGTGCAGGAGGAAGACGACGAGATCAACCGGAACTGCCACGACATGCTCACGGTTCGCTCCTTGTTCTTTAtctctttttatggtataggttggcggacgagcatatgggccacctgatggtaagtggtcaccatcgcccatagacaatgacgctgtaggaaatataactattccttacatcgtcagtgccaccaaccttgggaactaagatgttatgtcccttttgcttgtagttacactggctcactcacccttcagaccggaacacaacaatactgagtactgttatttagcggtagaataactgatgagtgggtggtacctacccagacgggcttgcacgtagctctaccaccaagtaaacttctTTACTTATCATCTTACAATTGAACTTCAATTCCAGTGCCATCCAGTATATCTTTAGTATTCTTGATCATTTTTGTCAATATTGCCGTCGATTAAACTATAAAATCAAGCATATTTCTacaattcttaatatttttggcAATATTCCATCGATTAAACTTTTCAACTTTTGAATGAATGAGATGATAACTTCGCAAATAAATCATATCATCCAGAGAATTGCACTAAAAAACAATCGATATATTGTAGTTTGTGTGTTCTAAATAAGTTTTCaagtagaatttcgatgatttTTGGTCTTTTCGTCTTTTGCACTTATTGATTTTTTCCTTGTCGCCAGTGTTTCGTGTTCAACCTGTACAAGGGCGTGCGCGCGGGCGGCGGCATCGGCGACGAGCTGGAACCGCCCGACGGCGACGACTCCGAGGTGTACCGCATCATCTTCGACATATCCTTCTTCTTCTTCGTCATCGTCATCCTGCTGGCCATCCTGCAGGGTCTGATCATCGACGCCTTCGGTGAGCTGCGTGACCAGTTGGAGTCCGTCAAGGAGGACATGGAATCCAACTGCTTTATATGCGGCATCAACAAAGATTACTTCGATAAGGTAACCGATGTTTAAATAGGCCAATTATATACTTAATCCCATGTAGAAAAGACCATTgactttttatttgataaataggtaaagttaataaaaattatactaagCTTATTCGTATTTCATAAACaaacttttgtatgtatttaaagtgTAACTAATAAGTACTAAATTGACTATACGGGGTGTTTGACATGCACTTTAAAAAAGGTGAAAAAATTCTCTGTACATGTTCTGAATAATGACATCAACCCCTTCATAGAAGAGAgtgaaatttgaatataatacaaaaatgcaGCTACGGGTTGGAAGATTATCGACGTAACAAAATTTCGTCGCGATATTCTATGATATTTATTCTCATCGCCAAACGAcatgtattcaaaataaaatgaatcacATCGAAAACTCGAAAATAAAAACTGTCAaaggaatttaaaaagaaaccatGATTTAGAGGACCTGAGCGGATAAAACAACTGTCTATTAATTTTGGTCTTATAGTGCCACAGATcatgtctattttttttattatattattaataccgaTAATGTTTCAGGTTCCACACGGGTTCGACACCCACGTGCAGAGGGAGCACAACTTGGCCAACTACATGTTCTTCCTCATGCATCTCATCAACAAACCTGACACTGAATATACAGGTAAATAATTCATGTTACATCACTATTTGTTGGGACTAGGCCTGTGCTGTGGCTTAGGTGACCAACAGATGTTATCACTTTagtgcttttattattttgtctcgGGTTATGGAAATTAAATCTGCAGAGAGACGAACTTTTGAGAATATTATAATCGGAATTTATAATGTGAATCCGATGCAGTATACAACCCTGGACGCGTCGAATCATTTCAAACTAATAATCAGTTAAGATTTAATTGGCAACTAAGGCTAAAAAATTGAATCAGGTTTTTGTTAAAAGAGCTCTTTCCCTTAGTTTGCTATACCTACGTCGAAAAAGTTCTTTGAAGTATACCAGATATTTTCCTTTTTATCTACGCTATTTTATGGTGTTGTATTGTTCGATTCTGTCTAtgattattaacttttaaatatccATGTTGCAGttatatttttcatcaaaatttgtCGACACTTTAtgataatttttcaatattttagttttaaaaacctGTACTATACTAAAACTTGTATATCAAATAATGAgctaaaatacatacatttttttactacTTCAGGTCAGGAAACATTCGTGTGGAACATGTATACTCAAAGGTGTTGGGACTTCTTCCCAGTGGGAGACTGCTTCAGGAAGCAATATGAAGACGTAATGGGAGAATAGATTAATTAGTCCAAATGTTGGTCAATTACGTGCCTGTCTTTTTTCTCTTTCATTCCTATGAAGAGTGACAAAGACGAAATGACTTGACATTTGGAAATAATCCTGTACAAATGTTAAGTTTCAAATtgtaatcataatttaaatatcaattgttgctcaaaaataaaacaatttataaagcGTCTCTAAAATAGGATTTCATcgacgaattaaaaaaaaagttataatgacataaaattttgtttttaatctaaaatatgCGCTAATAATATTTCCTAGTCTGAAAAAaagctaattatttttatatttatacgttttcgatttaagaataaatttttaacaattcagatataaaagtaatacaaaatgtttaatCTGTGGCTTCATAAATCTTACAACTGTCAAATGTTATATTCTTctccattaattaattaaggtgGCCTTTCCAagaaaattttctattttaacaTTTCGATATAGTTTATGTAAGATAGTTTAAaagtgttaatatataaataaatctttaatttattcattttgatcgttttatttaaaataaacaattttcctTTCAATGAGTAATTTTAAACCTATCccaaaaaaaataccaataaaaacCGGTTCAatcattccagagattagtcggaacaaacaggaAGAGAGACGGACAACaatcgtaaaaatattattttggtatatgtaccgtgtatacatatgcaaataatattgtttaatgaaTTTAGCatagatttatttgttaatgtcGCAATTAGAATTCTTTTAAAGAAGGCAATTTTATAACAGATTATATTTGACCATATATTTACACAGATAATACTTActgattatactttttttatttgatgatcTAACATAAGATTAAAATAACTCAATGGGTATAAACCTATGGTGATTTTGTCAAAAGGATTTGATGaatgaaacaatttatttttatagcattttaattaaacacatatatacatatatctttatcTTAACATAATCATAATACTTAAACACTAGTCTGTCAGTCTTAATCACTATGTTTCCACTTAGTCTTCAAATGACTGATGACTCCTGTAATCTCTTATCCTAATACTTTTTAAGTAAACCTAAGAAAATTCTCAAGTTAATTAAGCCTCTTTTATTTAGGCTGGATCCatgttgtattttttgtgtatgttgtacaataaagtataaagtaagtaaagatatatagaaatatgtaaataacaaaatatatgataagtagTCAAGTTATGGTAGGGCGATGTATTGCCGTCCGGTATTGCCATCTACTAAAATGATtgtactatttaatataaatatcagttTTAAGGGTGTGTGAGTGAGATATGAGATTAGTACCTATGGTTGGCAGTGATGACGTAATGATTTGTACTTTTTACAGTACTCGTGTTAAAGGAGGGGTGGTTTGGTCAAaccttccatcaggtgagctatGAATAACTAATAACCTCGATTTTATCCATTGTAATTCAGTACCacataaactttatatataaatggcaTAAAGGTCTTATTTTTAGTAGGGTtagcaaaaacaatatttattttttgtactggagttaaaatttcaaaacaattattagatttttttgaatttatcttGCACCACACAAAACTGGCTTCTGTGACAAATCATTATAACTATGCTCGAAGGATGCAATAGTGAAACGAATAGTGTGAAAGTCAGATAGCAAGAGATagttgtacatatatatttatttagtaagagagagagagataagccgttgcatatatattttttattttttcgactAGCACAAGTTATTCGCATAAAATTTCAGACACTGTATTGAAATTCTATAATTatcttgattaattaatatgaatacacGCATTTTATGGTGCTTGAAACACAGAATACAGagatgatatttaaaatgttttaaagtttttttttaatttcatcaaaagccttttttatatgtttatataaatagataataaatgttaattttggaGACATAGATATAATACGTCaagataatgttaataataattaaatcaccaAAAATAACTGGTATTGCTTTTAGGAGCACTTTGGATACTCCTAAAACTCCTCGCAAACTCATATCAAATTAATAGACAAAGAAATTCAGACAATGTAAGTAAGGTCTTGtatgtaaacattatttttattcataacaaatatatattgaccAGTTGAATATggaaaaacattgttttaattgtttttaactaactTACATTATTAACAGTTAGTTAACAGATGGTTGTTTATGAGCCAAATACAATGTAAATATACTCGTTAAAGCACTCACTAGGAAGATTACGTCGAACCATCTGTGGTAGAAATTAAACTGCAAATCACCCAGAACCTGAGTTATTATTATCCTGTACTCCGGAGGCATATTCATTCTCATAAGCAAGACGGATGAACAGAAGTACATTCCCATTATTTGGGCAAGTATCAAGACGATTATATTCGAAGATTTCGATGAGGATATTTTGTAGAAGAACTGTAAAAGAGAAAATATGTAAAGTAGCATCCTAGTTCCCACAACTGGGCAAGACCTGTTCTTCTGAGCAGTTCTGCTTATTCCAATATTGCTCGAATGTACTCTTAGCTGATATGagcagatatttatttatttatttatttacaacaagcacacttacaacatacatattgaacatttacagttaaagtgactatattaaaacatcagATATGTACGTCAAtgacaagtgtacataacatttactaactataaacagtgcacaattaaaaagtttacatattaatttaaagataaaataaaaatattacgtaataatcacaaaataaaataaaaaatattactatataaacttAGGAAAACTTtaacttagaaaaaaaatagtcaataattttttgtttaaatacataaaatgagTCACTAAATAGGTCTAGACTTGGTAATTTTTTTGGAAatgtcattataaaattttgctaATTGCACTACGGGAGACTGAGATCCAAGATTAGTTTTAACGCTAGTTTTAGatatcctcacgatgtattccttaaCCAAAAAGgagattaattacaaattcatagaaattaagATTGTGGAAATCTGAGGTGCcaacctgggtttgaatccagaATAGTCCACTAAGAGTCATGTGTTTTTATTAGTGGCCATTGGCatatttaagcttttatttaacagcAACATTAATCAATTAACTAACGTTGATTTTTGAAACACGGGTTTAGATTAATTAGCCCAGCGtagtaaaatactttttttaagttGCCTTATAAAATCATTAGTCACTGTTCTTTGTACCCTAATAACTACACTACTCTAACAATTCGGGAGAGTTGAAGTCAATATACATGTATACTAAAATAGACCTTATTAGATGGGACGTAAAGTCGTTAGTTCTGTAAAGTTGATTATAGCATCTTGATTATTTGGAAAaatgtttcatacatttttcCTCGGTCAGAAGTCaatatatcaatcaaaatacTCATAACAGGACCTCATTGGATATACCACGACAGAATGAGATAGAAGATCTGTTGGTAGGTCACCTCCACCCATGGTCTAAGAATATTATGATGATAATGCAACATACCTTGGTGAGTGTGAGCAGTAATCCTCGTATGCTGGTGAGGACGATGCAGCCCACTAACAAGAAGGATACATGCTGGGACCAGAAGCCCACGTCGATGTCCACTCCCAGTCTTAACACGGCCAGTTCGAGCCCACGAGTCACCGGATCCTTCTTGCCCACTCTATCGAACACTATGTTGATCGTTGACTGCAAAAAAGACCATAATGACCATTCATTTATAccagtagttcccaaacttatttttctggTAGACCACTTTCAcaattttattggtttcggtGGACATTTCTGCCACATTCTTAAAGtcgccataaaataaaaattgtgtcgctTCTGAGTTCTGTGCCTATAATCtgataggtaaaataaaaacgaaaaatggtacattttctaacactttacttattaaaagaataaaattacaagaaaaaaataataaggtaatataacCACGCTTACATTTTTActctttactatcaaaagcaaataaattttcgTGGACCCCCATTAACGTCTTATGGACCCCCATTTCTTATTCACGCCTACGTAGACCCTCATAATGTCTTCCGACCCCTAGGGATCCAACTggaccactttgggaatcactaatttatactaatactaagtagtcgcccgcggcttcactcgcgttttagggtgttgattgtcatgtatcaggcaaaaaagtagcctatgccctaACTGTCTATCTGTTTATCTGTTGCACGTTTTTCACAGccccaacaacagcctgtaaattcccactgctgggctaaaggcctcctttccctttgaggagaaggtttggaacatattccctgggccactgggccatctcgactcgactcgaCACAgagccgattttgataaaatttggtcaGAAGCAAGCTCAAAttccaaggaagaacataggctacttttataaGTCCAGCGCTTGTCGACCACACgataaaacgcaagcaaagttGCGTGCGACAACtacttcaatataaaaaaagtaaaggcATAATTTACTTGTAGTAGGTGTGCAATCTCGTCTGAGTAAACAATGGTAACATCCCTACCAGTTAACttactaataggctatttgacaatgtgaaaaataaattgtgaattattgtaatcagtgtatattatgagtttaaaaatggttatttactaacgaacttaatttattcaaaaatcaataaataaaaatgcattttttcaaacgtttgtcacgtgacacaaaacgctcctgattggccgggcttatgatgaaatcactttcttgtaaaccttgcttttctactatatgtaccacagattaaaatacagcaaagtgacgtcaccgaccccattgcagcgccatattgtccaattatcgttttcgcgcgttatttaaatattgaatttttaatatgatatttttcggcaaatatgtactagaaataaaaaaatcatctattactgggttccttaacctctactaaataatataaaatggattttaaaaaccagtcaaatagcctatagcTGAGTTAATCCACTAAACTGTTCTAATGTGGCTTAATGTAACAgatggtatatataatataataggatTTCAAGGTCACATACTCCATAGGAGTCAATCCAGCCTGAGGGACATCCACTCAATATCCACATAcaatatatgaattttttttaacaataaaacatttacactTACAATAAATATCTTCCAGATGCAATACAATGAGAAGAAATAACCGAGGAAATTGAAATACTTCCCCTGGAACGTTCTAGACCATTCTATCTTCTCTCTCATTGTTCTTGCATCGTGTGCCTCCAGGAATAGTTGCCTACTTAGCTCCTCCAAACTGGATATCTCCTGTCGTAGTTGATTTATATctgaaatattgtaaaattatcatttattattgttaattaaatgcttctgtaataaataaaggaatttgattttaatgttaaGTCAATAGGGTTGGGTTGgtaaaataaccatttatacaaatacctatataataaataaagttaataacagAGCtgagcggagatggcccagtggttagaacgcgtgcatcttaaccgatgattgcgggttcaaacccaggcaagcaccactatatatatatatatatatatatatatatatatatatatatatatatatatatatatatatatatgtgcttaatttgtgttaaaattcatctcgtgcttggcggagaaggaaatcatcgtgaggaaacctgcatgtgtctagtttcatgtaaattatgttccaagccctctccttaatagaagaggaggccttatctatgttactttactttagtacAAATGTACTGgcagcaaataaataaacaacaaaaacattgtAACACCTAAAATACATGaatacatgtttaataattaaaaataaaactcactCTCACTTCCCTGACCCAAAGGGTTAGCAATACTCCCAACACTGGACAATATATTGGTCCAGAACCCTTTGTTCTTCACATTGGACTGATCTAGCATGTATTGGTTCCGGCCCATACTGTTATTCTCCGCTAATGCTATCCTTTTCTTCTTTACTAATATCATATCCATGGTTTGAAggagttttttttctattgataGGACATCTGATTGTGTAACCGGCctgtaaatagtatatttaattggGTAGATAGATAGacacttcacttggtggtagggctttgtgtaaaccCTGGgtggtctgggtaggtaccatccactcatcagttattctaccgccaaataacagtactcagtattgttgtgttccgacctgaagggtgagtgagccagtgtaactacaggcacaagggacatagcatcttagttcccaacgttggtggctcagtgacgatgtaaggaatagtagtaataatatttcatacagcgtcattgtctatgggtgatggtgaccacttaccaacaggtggcccataagcttgtccaccaacctataccataaaaaaaaaatacagactgaAAAATAGACCATATGGTCATCACTTTGCACATTGTTCCTTGTACTATATTGATTAGCAAACACAACAAGAATATAGGTACTTATTTGGTCGTAGAATAATGCATGAGTAGATAGTACCTACCcaatgggcttgcacaaagccctctTACCAAGATATTTTTTGGGATGTAGTGGTAAAACTCACACAGACACAAATATTATTCATCATacacaaaagaataaaatacacattctttatctaattatttattattgtgttgttttaggttatgttaGTACTAGACTCTCAACTCATTTtgccttcaaaattaaattaagtgtatAATCTTGTGTGTTTTATCAATCTCTATcatgtcttctccatcgcaagTGACATTGACGAAAACATttgtgccctcttggcacaaataaaaattaaaaaatactgtgccctgtcggcacagCTAAAagtcattaaactaagaattgaattgaattaaaaaatatatatctatattctGAGGCaacataaatgttataaattaatgtataaagaAACTATGTTACCTTATAAATATAGCCATTGAAGTGTACGGATAATTTACCGCACCGAAACCAGATAGTAATGCCATCACTGTAACACCTATCACTCCGATACGAGATACACCTTGTTCTATTGAAAATATACcctgaaaacaaaacaatataaagttTAGAATATTAGGCATAATTCAGGcgaaaatattttcacaaaaaaacaCTTGATTTTAACTTTGATTTTCTTTGTATAAAAAGTTAAGAATAAATCAGCAGCCACAATTTGAAAAGAGACAAGTATTGCCTATTGTATTGACAacatgtaaattaattgttcCTTGAAATTCAGATTATTCAGACTTTGGTTAAGATTCatatattgcatattttatattgaatcaaCAGACATGgacattaataaatgataaatttgattattcttagtgtttttttttatgcaaattgTATTCTATTCACTCACACAGGTGCAATTCCATATTAaactactattaataattaaacgcTCACATGTCAATCATTACAAACACACTGAAAACTGGAGTGGTACACCGTCATGAGTGAATAgatgttcaattttatttacttttctgACCTTTCATGCCTGAAAACATATGCCATgccataataaaataatatcttacttGTTTCGGACTGAGAATAGGAAATGGATCTCCAATTTTCCAGAAGAAATATAGATATATGAACCAAACAAACATCGTCAACGGCCTTATCATGTTCTTTGACactgaaatataaatgtaaacatataaTTTCAAACACCAGACATATTTCATTTCTTTGCTGGGGCAAAATGTCTAATACATAGGCTACccttaacatttaaaacaagtttattttaaaaatcatttgataatttgtgacattttaattaaattgcacTATTAgctatgaattttataaattggtaagtgattaaaacattttttttaattttataatgtacattctaatagatatatattattttgttcttgCATGTAATTACATGCAAATAAGCATTGACATTTATATTTCGGATgaat
This DNA window, taken from Vanessa cardui chromosome 26, ilVanCard2.1, whole genome shotgun sequence, encodes the following:
- the LOC124540712 gene encoding Golgi pH regulator — translated: MSFLEDTLIILISQTIFFVGGWIFFVKQLFRDYEVHHTLVQLIFSVTFALSCTMFELIIFEIIGYLESSSRYFHWNMGLYFLLFMVIALIPFYIAYFCISNVRFVSKNMIRPLTMFVWFIYLYFFWKIGDPFPILSPKQGIFSIEQGVSRIGVIGVTVMALLSGFGAVNYPYTSMAIFIRPVTQSDVLSIEKKLLQTMDMILVKKKRIALAENNSMGRNQYMLDQSNVKNKGFWTNILSSVGSIANPLGQGSENINQLRQEISSLEELSRQLFLEAHDARTMREKIEWSRTFQGKYFNFLGYFFSLYCIWKIFISTINIVFDRVGKKDPVTRGLELAVLRLGVDIDVGFWSQHVSFLLVGCIVLTSIRGLLLTLTKFFYKISSSKSSNIIVLILAQIMGMYFCSSVLLMRMNMPPEYRIIITQVLGDLQFNFYHRWFDVIFLVSALTSIFTLYLAHKQPSVN